The genomic stretch GCGGAAGCGGCGCAGGCGGCGGCGCAGCAGCAGCAGCCCGAGCCCGCCAAACGCCAGGCTCACCAGCACCGAGATGGCGCCCACCGTGCGGAACTGCGTCGTCGCCTCGGCGAAGATGGGCCGCTGGTCCCAGGCGATGCTGACCCGGCCCACCACGGCACCATCCGCCCCCATCGCCGCCCGCGAGATCACGATGACATCGGCATCATGGGCGGTGGTGCCCCGCTGCCACCAGGCGCCGGCCAATGGGAAATCCGTTCGCGCCCAGTCATGCACCACCAGCCCATCCGCCCGCTCGAATCGCGCGGCCATCAGGGCGGGGTTGCGCGCGGTGATCGGCAAGAGTGCCGCTTCGAGGCTGGCACCGCGATTGAAGCGCAGGCCGGGGGCGGCCATCGCCGTCATCAGCTCGGTCTGCGCGGTCGCCGCGTCATGCGCGCGCAGCAATTCCCGCCGCAGCACCCATTGGGTGACGAAATGCGAGCCCACCAGCTCCGCCAGGACGAGGCAGATGGCGGCGATGATGGCAAAGCGCGCATCCAGGGCGCTGCGACGCCGCGTCTTCATGCGGCAGCCCCCAGGAAGGGCCGCAGCATCTGGCTCAGGCTGCCATCCGCCTCCAGCGCGGCATGGGCCTCGCTGAGGGCGACCAGCGGGATGTCCAGCGTGGCGGGGTTCAGCGCGAGCCAGGCGGGTTGGGCGACAACCGGGCGGCCAAGCTGGGCGACGCGGCCCAGATGACTGCGCAGCAGCGGCAATGCGCCAAACCAGGCGGAGACCGAATGGCCGCGCATCGCGGCCAGGGCCTCGGGCCAGCCCGGCATCGGCACAAGATTGGCCAGGCCCCGCTCCCGCAGGAACCCCTCATGCCAGCTGCCCTCCAGCACGGCGATGCGCGGCAGTGTCTGCGCTTCGGCCAGGGTATCGGGGGGGCGCTGTTGCAGGCTGGCGAAGCCGCTGGGGTCGTCAAACAGCGCAACGGCCCAGCGGAAGCGCGCTTCCCGCGCGGGGGTCCGGGGCAGCGGGGCGATGGCGCGGCCAGTCAGCGACGCCGCACGCGCCTCGGCTTCGGGCCAGGGCAGGAAGCGGAACACCACCTGCAGGCCGATCATTCGGAACATCTCCGCCACCAGGGTCAGCACGAAGCCGGGCTCTGGCCCTTCCGCGATGGCATAGGGGCGGTGATCGGCCGTCACCAGCTCGATCGCGCCACGGGCCTGCGCGGGCCGCGCCAGGACCAGGGGGGCCGCCAACAACACCGGTGGGGCGATCAGCGCGCGGCGCCGCATGGGATGTTCCTGCAGGATATGAGGGCGGCAGGGAACACCGGCGCAGGTTAATGCCGCGTTGACATGGCTGGACGCGCGCTTCGCCCGGCAGCATCCTGGCCCCCGTGTCTTCCACCGCCCCGCCGCGCTTTCTGCTCGGCATCCTGTTCATGCTGACCGCGGGTCTGCTGTTTCCCGTCATGGGCGGCTTCGCCAAGCTGCTGGGTCAGGACTACTCCTCCCTTCAGATCAGCTGGGCACGGGCCTTCGGGCATATCCTGTTTCTCTCGGCGCTGTTCATGCCGCGCATGGGGCTGGCGCTGTTCCGCACGCGCCGGCCGGGCTTGCAGCTGTTCCGCTCGGCCATGCTGTTCACCTCCAACCTGAACTTCTTCTACGCGATCAGCTTCATTCCGCTGGCCAAGGCGGCGGCGATCAGCCTGGCCGCGCCGCTCATCGTCGCCCTCCTCGCCTGGCCGATGCTGGGCGAGCGGACGACGCGCGGGCGCGTGGTGGCCCTGCTGATCGGCTTCCTGGGTGTGCTGGTGGTGATCCGGCCGGGGACCGCGCTGTTCAACTGGGCCTCGATCTTCGTGTTGATCAGCGCCACCGCCTATGGCGTCTATCAGATCCTGACGCGGCGAATCGCGGGCATTGATCCGGCCGAGACCTCGGCCCTTTATTCGGCCTTTGTCGGCGGCTTCGGGATGTTCCTGGTGCTGCCCTTCGTCTGGACCGCGCCGGCTTCATTGGGGGATGTGGGGCTGTTCTGCGGCGTCGCCATCCTGGGCGCGCTGGGGCATTACTGCGTGGCACGGGCCTTCGGCTATGCGCCGGCCAATGTGCTCTCGCCCTTCCAGTATTTCCAGCTGCTCGGCTCGGT from Sediminicoccus sp. KRV36 encodes the following:
- a CDS encoding DMT family transporter, which codes for MSSTAPPRFLLGILFMLTAGLLFPVMGGFAKLLGQDYSSLQISWARAFGHILFLSALFMPRMGLALFRTRRPGLQLFRSAMLFTSNLNFFYAISFIPLAKAAAISLAAPLIVALLAWPMLGERTTRGRVVALLIGFLGVLVVIRPGTALFNWASIFVLISATAYGVYQILTRRIAGIDPAETSALYSAFVGGFGMFLVLPFVWTAPASLGDVGLFCGVAILGALGHYCVARAFGYAPANVLSPFQYFQLLGSVAVGWLLFSEFPDALTWVGAAIIAAAGLYIGWSQTGGRGR
- a CDS encoding transporter substrate-binding domain-containing protein encodes the protein MRRRALIAPPVLLAAPLVLARPAQARGAIELVTADHRPYAIAEGPEPGFVLTLVAEMFRMIGLQVVFRFLPWPEAEARAASLTGRAIAPLPRTPAREARFRWAVALFDDPSGFASLQQRPPDTLAEAQTLPRIAVLEGSWHEGFLRERGLANLVPMPGWPEALAAMRGHSVSAWFGALPLLRSHLGRVAQLGRPVVAQPAWLALNPATLDIPLVALSEAHAALEADGSLSQMLRPFLGAAA